From Salvelinus fontinalis isolate EN_2023a chromosome 30, ASM2944872v1, whole genome shotgun sequence, one genomic window encodes:
- the LOC129829102 gene encoding phosphatidylinositol-glycan biosynthesis class F protein-like → MWDEEIRHMASSHAIMASGVFMATVVPAVLVPGFSVYGTHLLWQYSVAGVVAVVNISLFWLLGVSPPTKKHTITYKMSRLVRSCLYLLLSCLFFHTVVVLYGAPLLESALETFSLAVLLTSLTTLRCVCVLGPNVQAWIRVFSRHGAMSVWDTSLQMVVGCSVVGAWLGAFPIPLDWDRPWQVWPVSCSLGGVIGYLTGLVVAPAWIHWHRKNLTYKSK, encoded by the exons ATGTGGGACGAGGAGATCAGACATATGGCGTCCAGCCACGCCATCATGGCATCGGGGGTGTTTATGGCGACAGTGGTGCCGGCGGTGCTAGTGCCGGGTTTCTCTGTGTATGGAACACACCTGCTGTGGCAGTACTCTGTTGCCGGGGTTGTCGCTGTGGTCAACATCTCCCTGTTCTGGCTGCTGGGGGTCAGCCCCCCTACCAAGAAACACACTATCAcctacaag atGTCTAGGTTGGTGCGTTCCTGTCTCTACTtgctcctctcctgtctgttCTTCCACACTGTAGTGGTCCTGTATGGAGCACCGCTACTGGA GTCTGCGCTGGAGACGTTCTCTCTGGCGGTGTTGTTGACCAGTCTAACCactctgaggtgtgtgtgtgtcctcgggCCCAACGTGCAAGCCTGGATAAGAGTCTTCAGCCGACATGG GGCCATGTCGGTGTGGGACACCTCTCTACAGATGGTGGTCGGCTGCAGTGTTGTGGGAGCCTGGCTGGGAGCCTTCCCTATCCCTTTGGACTGGGACCGACCCTGGCAG GTGTGGCCTGTGTCCTGCAGTCTGGGTGGAGTGATTGGTTACCTGACTGGGCTAGTCGTCGCCCCCGCCTGGATACACTGGCACCGGAAAAACCTCACCTACAAGAGCAAGTGA
- the LOC129829103 gene encoding cysteine-rich PDZ-binding protein-like, with amino-acid sequence MVCDNCEKKLGRVITPDTWKDGARNTTESGGRKLNENKALTSKKARFDPYGKPGKSGKSCFGICRICKSSVHQSGSHYCQGCAYKKGICAMCGKKVLDTKNYKQTSV; translated from the exons ATGGTTTGCGACAATT GTGAGAAGAAGCTGGGCAGGGTGATAACTCCAGACACCTGGAAGGACGGAGCAAGGAACACTACAG AGAGTGGTGGGCGGAAGCTGAATGAGAACAAGGCTCTGACATCTAAGAAGGCTAG GTTTGATCCTTATGGGAAGCCAGGAAAATCAGGCAAGTCGTGCTTTGGCATCTGCCGAATCTGCAAGAGCTCTGTTCACCAATCAGGATCTCACTACTGCCAGGGCTGTGCCTACAAGAAAG GGATCTGTGCCATGTGTGGGAAGAAGGTTCTGGACACCAAGAACTACAAGCAGACCTCCGTCTGA
- the LOC129829100 gene encoding GTP cyclohydrolase 1-like: MNSHFTGTGKQLVTDFYYNNGFSELSLETKKTTVQQRKQHEASGKDAEDESRLPALEAAYSSILRGLGEDTDRQGLLRTPLRAAKAMQFLTKGYHEDVYDILNDAIFDEDHDEIVIVKDIEMFSLCEHHLVPFFGRVHIGYLPNKKVVGLSKLARIVEMYSRRLQVQERLTKQIAMAISEALQPAGVAVVIEAAHMCMVMRGVQKMNSRTVTSCMLGVFREDPKTREEFLRLTKTA; the protein is encoded by the exons ATGAACAGCCATTTTACCGGGACCGGGAAGCAGCTGGTGACAGATTTCTACTATAATAACGGTTTCAGTGAGCTGAGCCTCGAGACCAAGAAGACCACGGTACAACAGCGGAAACAGCATGAGGCGTCCGGTAAAGATGCTGAGGATGAGTCCCGGTTACCGGCACTCGAAGCAGCGTACAGCAGCATCTTGCGGGGGCTCGGGGAAGACACGGACAGGCAGGGGCTCCTGAGGACGCCTCTAAGAGCCGCCAAGGCAATGCAGTTCCTTACCAAGGGATACCACGAGGACGTGTACG ACATCCTGAATGATGCCATATTTGACGAGGACCATGACGAGATAGTGATAGTAAAAGACATTGAAATGTTCTCTCTTTGTGAACACCACCTTGTACCCTTTTTTGGCAGG GTACATATCGGATACCTGCCAAATAAGAAGGTGGTCGGGCTTAGCAAGCTGGCTAG gattGTTGAGATGTACAGTCGGAGGCTCCAAG TCCAGGAGCGTCTGACCAAGCAGATTGCCATGGCGATATCAGAAGCTCTACAGCCAGCCGGTGTGGCTGTGGTTATAGAGGCAGC GCACATGTGTATGGTGATGCGTGGGGTTCAGAAGATGAACAGTCGAACGGTGACCAGCTGCATGTTGGGGGTGTTCAGAGAAGATCCAAAGACTCGAGAAGAGTTCCTACGACTCACCAAGACTGCTTAG